The window ATCTAtggtttgtggttttcagttggCATGTCTTCGTTTGAGGTTCCAAATGGGGGAGGTAAAGACTGAAAGAAGACTTGTGTGTGAATTGGTGTGATGGATGTCTTACAAATAAATGTTTGCATAAAACAATTTTGTGCATGCGTTTTTATATCCACATGGTTAGCCTTAACTCGTGTCCGTATTTACGTTTAAAACTGTTCGTTGATTGTGAGTTTGATTATCTTCCTTAAATAACACTTTATCCTAGCACACTTATTATGATTATGAGGGTAACTCTAGTATTGGTTCGACATGTGTGGTCCATCCAAGCAAACAAATTTTCGGTTAGATCGTGGCAGCGTGAAAATTgatttgtgggacccacataaagTCAATCTCAATCTTACCTACATTTGCCCTCCCTCTTGTGTGAccccacaaaaaatatttttaattggttacGATCACTTCTCTTTTGAAGTCAATTTTATTAATGATATACTATAGATTCTCATAATATGCGCGGTTGGAACTTTTGGTGCAAGGTTCAATTTCAGTCTTACATTGGAGTTACTTTGATGTGTATACACAGTTAGtatattattttttgaaaagaaaatgttCCATAATAGTCCAATAGCCATTAGGATTTAAGAGAAACCAAAACACGCAAAGAAAAGGATGGCAATAGcaacttttctctctcttttttttacactgatttctctctctctgtataAAGGGATCGAAAACATCGTTTTCaatgggattttttttactatctAATAGTTTGCTAatgttattttcttttctttccaggTAGGCGGTTTATCGCCTAATCTTGTTAGAGGATCCTGGTGCATGAAGCGGGGTTGCCCATAATCGTGGAATTATCCATGATGTGGAATAAATGATACTCGCCCCCTTCTCTGAAATACATGCTATTCAACACAACGGTCGAACTCCACTAACTTCTATTTTATGAGTTATTTGTGATACACAACAAAATTATGCTATCACGACCATACTCATTTCTATAGGAATAACATCGTATATGATATTTCCATGTGTCTAACCTAAATATTgaattcttgttttttttttaaaaaaaagtcaaatacaACGATGTATTCATAATCAGAGCATATAGATCTAGACCACTCACATCATGCACCAGAAAGTATAAACACACAGGCGTCTACGAGGCAGGTCGGCATGGCCTTCAGACATGGACCATCAGATGGTTCGGTTCTGTGAATCGATATGCAGCTGATGGGCAACCATCTGATGGGCATTTGGGACAGAATGCGCACATCTAGATCCTGGGCGCACGTCCTCTGTCGGCATGCATGTACAGGCTAGTACAGGCAGCACATAATGCTCCAAAAACCCAGCTAGCTAAATGGACTCACCAACAGCAGACTGCTAATTAATCAGACACCACGTCGATCACATGCTTGCAAGGTAGTACTAGCAGTATACCCATATATATAGTCCATACCAAACAAAAGCTTCAGTAaattatcggcattaattcattGTCCAATCAGCCAGAAAAAGGTATGTTTCGTCCTCATGATCCATGTATAAACCCAAATAAAATGCGTATTTAATTTCATACCATCTATTTAAAGAGGCGAGAAATTAAACGATGCCATACGACAAGGGAAAGGACCAGCAAGAATGCCAGATGCATGGTCCATGCAAAATCAAGGTAAAACACCACTAGCAGACAATAGCCTGCTTTCTGATTTATGTCCCCAACCAAAGCGTAAACAACGTTTGCTACAGACTACAGTGTAGCAACTAGTACGTTCACATCAACTGCAAGCATTTTTCCCCCCAAAGGCGAAAAAAAATTCAGACGGCAAATGTTGTTTACGATAGCAACTTCTGAGGCTTCTACCTGAATTTGCAACTCGTCTAGTAGCAATGTGCAGAAGCGCATTCTGAAGCTTCTACCTGAATCTGTGACTCGTCTAGCAGCAATGTGCAGAAGCTCATATAGTCATATTGCTACAGCCTACAGGCCTAAATTGGAATATGAATTAATGATGAGCTGTTTAACAGGGGGTACTTCTCAATATTCAAGAGAGATAACAGCTGAGTTGAAACCAGAACAGAACCATGCAGCAAAATAGTACCTATGCAGGATCTCATCAAAGTTGAAACTGCTATCATATTCAGGTATAACAGCTGCCGTACTTGCATCTGACAGATTTAACCGAAACTTCAGTAGTACTGAAAAATCTGTTGTACAATCATATTACCTGACAAACTTACTTACAAAGAACTTAAGTACGAATATACACAGAACGAAACACCAATCATTCAGGATTCAAGAGATTGAGGTGTCAATACAACTATTTCTCTATACTTTAATATATCCAAGAAGAACTCAAATGATACTACATCACCATGCTAAGAATGTAAAAGGTAGTGGTCAGATAACAAAAATGGCAGGGATTCTTGGAAGAGGATCCTATATATACCATCTCATGTATGCTATATTGTTGTTCTCTGTTTCTGATTAATTCTAGCTAGACATGAACTTTACATCATAAAATCCTATGAGCCTATACAGAATACGTGTTGGTCGTATATCGACTGTCAGACTGTGACTAACTGACTACTTCTCTCTATGAAAGGATACCAAAATCCTTAACCTCACTCATACAAACAACAGCTCATGTACAGGAACAAGTAATTCAACACACTTGCCTTTATTGGTGCAACATTTGATGCTGTTTAACCATAATCTGTGCGTAGAGAAGCTCATTCCAGGAGTCGGGTACTCCAGGGAGGCACCAGTGGCTGCAGTCCTGATATATCTGAGGCgatttcttctcctcctcagtCAACTTCTGCTTGCGGTAGACAGAAGGGTGTGCCTCCTTCCTGTAGTCAGTCATCCTTGTGATATTCAGGTAAACAACAGGTGTTTTCATCCCACTGAGCACGTCCTCCAGGATGCTCATCTTCCGTGGGTATGGTGTGAGGAACTTCTCATTTGTTATTGGCTCGGTTTCCTTGTCGCAACTGCCTCCTGAATTCCATTGGCCCCCACTGCACAATCGAAACACACAATAAACATGATGTCAGCAGCTACTCCGATAACATGATATTGCACATGATCAAACTAAACTTGCCAGAATTCAGAAAAGGTTTTGCCAACCTGAAATGGGATGATGAGTAGCCTCTGAAGAACACAGTTGTTTTCTTGGGATTTACACTGGAATCAACCCACTTGGCCCAGGTAATAAGAGCTTTCTGGAAGGCATCATCAACATTCAGCTCACTGTATACACGGTTACCCTCTTGGTAGTAATCTTTCCTGTGACAGGTTCAACATACTAACAGTGGTAAGCAACACTTGAAATGCAGAACGCATGGCATGCAGATCTTCAGCAAAATCAGAAAGCACCAATTCCAACTTACCCTAGAGAAGTTTTTTCATGAGTCCACCAGTGCCCGGTATTGAAGATGATGATATCCGCATCCTTGTACCTCGGGAAAGAGTTGCTGATCATGTCAAGCCTAAGAGTTTCCTTGGTTAAACCCTTCCTGACGGGGAACTCCCATTCCTGAACAAGGAAAGGGGAGCGGAAGAACTCCACGCTGCAGTTGTAGTCCTAGACAACAGGAAATTTGCAAATGAGCATTCATTCCTTATGCTGAAATTAGCGCAGATGCAAAGCATGAGACATGATTGAAATGCACAATATACCTGAAACAAGAAAGAATAGGAGCCCTCGGCTCTGAATTGTTGCCTGCCTGACACCTCAAAGACCTTTCTCTTGTCCTTGACAGAATTCCTCAAGATGCAAACCAGGGATTCCCACATGTTCCTGTTGAGCGAATCACCGACAAACACCAGCCTCTTCCCCCTCAGCCTCTCCAACATGTCACTCGGGTTCAATCTGTTATGAACATCATGGAACTGAATTTTCAGCTGTGTCACATGAAACACCAAGAACTGAATAAAACAGAGTTGCTCAAGTAGTCTCAACTCACCTTGGAATGCTGCATCCGCTGGGCTGCCACCGGAGCCTCTGGTAAGCATTATCAGGGCGGCCATTGAGCGGGCAGTTGAAGGACTCATCGATGTGAGGACATGATCCCTCGGGATAGAGAGGGTATGAGTCATCTCGGACCCAATTTCCATAGAACATATCGCAGCTCGCCATTGCTTCAATCCAATGGGTTTTCTTCTTCTTACCACCGGCATCGACAGCAGCCTCTGTGGTGTTACTAGCAATCCCCTGTGGTGTAGCATCCATTGTACTATTGCTTCCACCTGAAGCAGCAGCTCTGCTTCCACTCTTGTTCTGATCGAGTGCAGCCGGCGGATTTGGGACAGTCTGGTTCTTGCCTGGGGCTCCTCCTCTCTGAGGCGCAGCGCCATTGCCGTCCGTGGCCACTGCTGCATTCCCAGTCTTATTGATGGATGGAGCAGCAGTTCCATTGCTTGAATCTACGATCGCACTTGCACCACCTAGCTGGTGAGTAGACCCGGCAGCATTTCTTGCATTAGCTTTCACTGCGGTGACATCTCCAGATGAACTCGCGATCACGTCGGTGCCATTGATCCGATCAGGGGCACCATCTTTGGTCATCGTGCCGTTTCTGGCTGAACTGCGGCTTGGAACTGCAGCCTCGCCGGCGGAACCCGTGGTGGAGTTATTGGCTGCGGCACCGCCTCCCGCTTGATCATTGGGCGGCGGGTTGCTCTGCATCGCCGCAGTAGCGTTGCCGGATGGGGAGTTGCCGCTCGGAACACCTCCCGCATTGCTGCTTGATACTTCAACTCCTCTTCCCTGCTCACCGGCAACAACTGTACTGGAGCCATTGGTTCCCGCTTGCCCACCCGTCGCGGAgaacccaccaccaccgctcgaTCCTCGCCGATTCGTCGCTGCTCCTCCAGGAGGCTCCGGGGAGGTGGAGTTGGCGGGGAACAGCGAGGAGAAGTAGCCCGAGACCTGCGCGCGGTagggcgacgcggaggcgaggaggccGTCGAAccacgctgccgccggcgaggagggcggcggcgccggaagCGAGGGCGCGAAGGCGAGGAACGCCGCGAACGCGCCGAAGGCGAGCGCGAGGCCGTAGAGGCACAGCCTCGCCCGTCGCGCGCGGCCGACCAgcgccccgcctccgccgccgaggtAGCCAACGTGATCGGCCACGCCGCTCTGCTTCCACGCGCCGCCCTTCATCTGATACTGCTCGCActcgcgcgcggcggccgcggcgagagCTCCCGAGGGTTTCGATCGAAGCGGGAGAAGGAgtaggcggtggcggtggcggtgggggaggagaggaggcgctCCGCGGGTGGAGAGAGTGATCTGCGGCGGAGGATTTTGTaggggaggagacggcggcggcgccggcgcggcgcgcggtggcggcgagcgcgaggTGGTGCGGCGGGTTGGGAGCGAAACTAACTTTCGCGATCTTTTTGGGTTTGGGGGGATTTAAATTCCGTCGCGTTTTCGGGTTTAGTAGGAACGTGGGCGACATGCGCTTGAGAATCGCTCGGGGAATTTGAATTTGGCTGCGCTGTCAACAGCAGGGTGTGAaaaaccgccggtaaccgcgcggttaccgcggttaccgcccgtaccgcgggggtacggttacccgtaccgcgcggtacggtttaataaaattcgtccaaattcaaaaatttaaaaaaaaaagaaaaaaatcaaaaaaaatagtgaaggtagtgcttgatttatagtgttttatggtgaagaaatttctcaaaaaagagtaatatttattcaaatttgagagcaaaacggagaataaatttgaaaattggaaaaagaaaaaaaaatgggccgGCCCGTTACTGTGCAACCCATTACAcatcgcgcggtaaccgcgccaaaccgcgtggttaccgcgtcaaaccgcgcggtaaccgcgccaaaccgcgcggtttgcccgaatttttgaattcaaatttcgatttgtaaatttgtcgcggttttgcgcggttaccgcggttaccgccggtaaccgccgtACCGCCGGGTGGCGGTAACCGGGCCCCCGGCGGTTTTTGAAACCCTGGTCAACAGTCAATAGACGGCGAATCTAGAGGAGGATTATGGCAATTTTAAATAATCATCACTGCGATAATTCACATTGCTAGTGTACGTATTTTAAAAGAATCTTACAAACAAATATCTCAACCATTAAATCTAATCAATTgctggttataaaaaaattttgtaAGGATTTCTTTTAGTTCGTGTATCATTTTCCTAAATAACCCCCGTGCAATTTAGGCTATGTGAAAAATTCTAGCTTAATTTTACAGGGAATTAAACAGCGGGATATCAAATTTCAGCTAAAAATGTTGGTTAAATAGGCTTTTAATGGAACTGGTTAGTTAAATAGTGTTCACTATATGGCAAATACCATTGATATTTCGAGATATCCAtacttacttaaaaaaattaaaaatatttaacaagtcagattaatatgtgatatatcatatatcatttcacaaacatataatatcaaattcgacattcatatattataaaaaaaaggcaaattaaCTATGAATGTGCCAATCCATCTCTGGCCCCCTACAGTTTCATGGTTTTAGATGTTCTAGTCCTCCATTTGTTctattcattatattttttggCTAAATTAACGTAAATATATAATCCCTTATATTCATAGACAGAGGGAGAAACTACTACACGtatattcacaatatttttttacaacatataatttaacttgcatatttgtgaaaTCATATATTGTAATATTCCTTACCAATTTTTTCATAATATGATTTTTTCATAACTTTTTAGAAGACATGTAAAGAATAAGTAGATATCTCTCCATGGGTTAAAATGGTTCCCACTACAGTGGCGTTGCAGGCTTGCGAGTTGCAATTTCAGTCAAACTAAAACTCAACAGGCTTCTTCAAAGTTTAAATCATGGTTTCCTTACATAAATCATGGTGAAGTACAGCAAGCAGCACTATGTTTGCATGGTTGACTTCCTcaaaagggaagaaaagaaaCAGAACCGAAGATAAGAAGATAAGAGTGGTACGTTTGAATGCAGCATTATCGCGTGATCTGCCTCCACTTGGACAATCCGGGGACTGAAGTGCTATTTGACTGTTCATTGTTTGGCACCGCCACGTCATCTGCCGTAGTAGCACTAGTGCGACCCTGTCCGTACGCACTTGTACATCATCTTCTTTGGCGGCCTAACTAGTAACCACCCAACTCAACCGGGTGCAACtctgatctgggccgtccatgCCAAATCTGACGCATGGGACGTGATCTATTGAAATCAATTTTTTTGCCATACCAAAATGTTGGCGGCTTTAATAGTGTCAAACGACTGTTAGGTCTTGTTTGGTTTATTTGTGCCAAAACTAATTCAAATTCTATACCATCAAATTTGGTTATGCCAAAACTTGTTGGCACAaattggcttcaaaccaaataggcTCTTTATGATCACCATGACTACAAACTGAAGAAGGTTTGAGCCATTCACAACAGGTGCAGGCGTGCAGCTTCAGAAATAAATCAGTTAGATTGGATCGTGTTGAATGCGCCGGTTAAATGTGAAACTCCAGGTGATCTGATCTGAAGTGATCTACTTGTGTCGTTTAATTAGCGTGCCTAATTCCAATGGGCTATTAGCTATGTAAGTGCAAAGGTTAGCCATGTCGATACATGTATATGTGCACTTGGACCATCCGCACACGCCTGAAACCTATCAACAGATTGCCGATTTCTGATAGGAGAGGGACAAGTCTGCTACACTGCCTAACTTCCAAGATAAGATTCATAAAATAAAACCGACGATTGCATGCAGATCAAGTTGGAttcttttcaatttttaatAAGTTTGAAATTTTCATTGCTTCGCAAACCTGAAAGGCTGCAAGGTGCCAACTGCCAAGGTGTCCATTTTCAGGTGAGTGTCTACCCAATGACACTGGGGAACAGCCTAAGTTCCTTGACTGATCAGATGCCAACTCCATGATCCagagattaattaattgataattataCTATTACAACACTGTAAAGAACgctgcaaagaaagaaagaaaaagattcCGGCAAAAAGTACACGGCCTGCGAAATAGTGAAGTCGAGCCTAACACCACGAGACGTGTAAGTGTGCAACTGAAGAAGTTGCATGATACATAGTCGCCCGAAAAAGAAGTGAAATGAACTATGACAAATATCGATATTTGGAGAGGGTTAGGTACTGGTTCACTCGCAGTTGTAGTAGGCTATCTCAAGAGGATTCGATCGTGTCAACAAGACATTTGCACGTCGCGTTGTAGCGTTGGTAACCAGCTACTTCAGAGGCAGTTTTTTTCCTCTCCCTTTTGACCAACTCCTTGTCATGCACTTGTGAACTGCCGTGCAGGTCACATGCCTGCGAAAAAGAGCTCCACTAGAGACTAAAGACTACAGAGGCTGGTCGCCACTCACCAATGCCTGTTTTTATGTGAAAGCAATGAGCATAAACCTTAAGATTTGGCAATGGAATTGCATGAAGAAGTCATTTGAATCATTCTTTCGGTGCATGGGGCCTAATCGTCATCTTCTTCCGTTTCTTTTGAGTGATCAGATTATTGTTCACCGTAGTATCATCATAAGCACCACGAACTAATCGATCATGGCCAATTGACGACGACGAGCAACATTACGCCGGGAGTTCCTTTCCAACCCAAAAAAAGCTTTTACGAATTTCGGCTTTTCGTAATGCCCATTTTTTTCCGAACGGTCAAACAGGTTACTTGACGTTATATTAATAGAAGGAGATTAAGCTCATTGAGCTCTAGCATAAATCCTTGATGAGAATTGAGGCCGGCTTAAGTGGATCCCAgcatagtagtactagtactagaacAGGAGGAGAAACAGTAACATTGGAAAGGGAAGATCCATGGAGTACGGGTTAAGCAAGGGTCCGTGCCT of the Oryza sativa Japonica Group chromosome 2, ASM3414082v1 genome contains:
- the LOC9269298 gene encoding protein trichome birefringence-like 1, producing the protein MKGGAWKQSGVADHVGYLGGGGGALVGRARRARLCLYGLALAFGAFAAFLAFAPSLPAPPPSSPAAAWFDGLLASASPYRAQVSGYFSSLFPANSTSPEPPGGAATNRRGSSGGGGFSATGGQAGTNGSSTVVAGEQGRGVEVSSSNAGGVPSGNSPSGNATAAMQSNPPPNDQAGGGAAANNSTTGSAGEAAVPSRSSARNGTMTKDGAPDRINGTDVIASSSGDVTAVKANARNAAGSTHQLGGASAIVDSSNGTAAPSINKTGNAAVATDGNGAAPQRGGAPGKNQTVPNPPAALDQNKSGSRAAASGGSNSTMDATPQGIASNTTEAAVDAGGKKKKTHWIEAMASCDMFYGNWVRDDSYPLYPEGSCPHIDESFNCPLNGRPDNAYQRLRWQPSGCSIPRLNPSDMLERLRGKRLVFVGDSLNRNMWESLVCILRNSVKDKRKVFEVSGRQQFRAEGSYSFLFQDYNCSVEFFRSPFLVQEWEFPVRKGLTKETLRLDMISNSFPRYKDADIIIFNTGHWWTHEKTSLGKDYYQEGNRVYSELNVDDAFQKALITWAKWVDSSVNPKKTTVFFRGYSSSHFSGGQWNSGGSCDKETEPITNEKFLTPYPRKMSILEDVLSGMKTPVVYLNITRMTDYRKEAHPSVYRKQKLTEEEKKSPQIYQDCSHWCLPGVPDSWNELLYAQIMVKQHQMLHQ